The region ATCCCCAATGTCAATATTACGTGTCATGCGGATTTCTACGGGAACCACAATTCTTCCGAGACTGTCTAAGCTTCGGATCATGCCTGTATCTTTCATCCCATGTCCCTCATTTACATCATTATATTTTTTGTAGATATATATGATTATAGCAGTAATTGTAAGTTAAGAGAACGGGGGAAGCGTATACAAATAGGGGGATTTATTGTCATTTTATAGGAGTGTTTATCATTTTTTGGCGACTGAGAATGCGGAGATCAAAAATACAAGAAAAACCTCTCCGCCTGGGAAGTCCCAGGGGAGAGGCTGATTAGGGTTCTCTTATTAATACCCAATATACCACAGCCGAAACAGCAGTATAGGTCTTTAGAACAGCTTGTGGGGCTGTGCCTGCGGATCGTTGACCGAGACATAAGGATTGCCCCGCAGATAGAAGCGCCAGGGGAGCCCGGCATACTCTTCCGCATAAGGAATATTGATGCGCGGGGCCTGGACAATATCCAGGGACTCCGGGTCTTCCCCCTGCTCGATGCTCAGCGGGCCTTCCGGCAGATCGAATCTGGAATGGTTAAGACTCTTGTCAATCCGCAGCGCCCGGCACAGCTTGCCCGGCCCGCCGGAGAGGTCCGAGGGCTTCCTGACGGCAACTCCCCTGTATTCCTTCATAAGCTCGGCATCTCTCTCCGTAAGCGGCTCTACGGCCCGGATCAGAACGGCATGCGGCTCATCCAGGGCGGCAGTTACGACATTCAGGCAATGGTACATGCCGTAGATCAGGTATATATACACTGCACCTCCGGCGCTGAACATGACCTCCGTCCGGGCGGTCCGGCGGCTGCCATACGCATGGCTGCCTTTATCCTCGGCACCTCCGTAGCTCTCGGTCTCTACAATGCGGCAACGGATGTCCCCGTCTTCCGTGCGGCGGACCAGATGCTGGCCAAGAAGACGCGGCGCTGCTTCAACTGCCGCGAGCTTATAGAGCTCAGGCTGCAGCAGCTGTGGCGCTTCCGGCTCAAGGCCCGGGGAATGATTCGGCTTCATGAATGGGTGACACACCTTCCTGCGGCGGAGTTAGGCGGGCGTACGCCTCTGCCGGTCTCCCCATCGTAACGCAGGGCAGCGGGGGGCGGCAATCCCAGGTTAGTTCATCCACCAGCGCTTGATATTATTCCAAAGGGAATGCTCTTCCTTTACCGGGTCGGCAGAACCCGGAGGAGCGGTGCTGCCGGAAGTGCCGGGTTCACCGGAGCTATGCTGGTCACAATAACCGGTAGGCTCTGTGCCGCTGATGAAGGTCTCCAGCTTTTTCTCCGGACAGTCTGCTGTAGCCAGCATGCCGGACAGCGGATCGATATATACGCTGACTACGCCATCGGGAATGGGGAAAATCTTCGGCGGCACATTCTCCAGTGCTTTTTCCGTGAATCCGGCGAAGATAGGTGCTGCCCGTCTGCCGTCGGTGGTCGCAATATCACGGCCTTTATCGTATCCGACCCAGACGGCGGTTGAGAGCTCAGGCGTGAAGCCTACCATCCATCCGTCTGTATCTGTAGTGCCGGTCTTGCCGGCCACCGGACGCTTGATCATCGAGGCCACCCGGTTCCCGGTGCCTCCGCTCTCGAAGACCCCCTCCATCAGCCGGGTTAGTACGTAAGCCGCTGCCGGCTCAACCACGGGCTGACCCTCAGGCTGCGGAGCTTCATATAGAAGATGTCCGCCCGCATCGGTGATCTTCAGGACCGCAGTGACCGGCTGCTTCACT is a window of Paenibacillus sp. FSL H3-0469 DNA encoding:
- a CDS encoding DNA-3-methyladenine glycosylase translates to MKPNHSPGLEPEAPQLLQPELYKLAAVEAAPRLLGQHLVRRTEDGDIRCRIVETESYGGAEDKGSHAYGSRRTARTEVMFSAGGAVYIYLIYGMYHCLNVVTAALDEPHAVLIRAVEPLTERDAELMKEYRGVAVRKPSDLSGGPGKLCRALRIDKSLNHSRFDLPEGPLSIEQGEDPESLDIVQAPRINIPYAEEYAGLPWRFYLRGNPYVSVNDPQAQPHKLF